CTCCTTcgaatagaataaaaacaattaatacgCACTTTCGGCTAAGTTCTCGAATTATTCATTACAAAGGCTCTTTCTAAGAAAGTGTAATATTGAAAGATAGATATAGAATTGACGTTCATTTTGAATGTACAATTAAATGCGTATAAGGTGAAAGGTGATCATTTCACACTGGGTCAGTGCggtcgatttaaaaaaaaaagtacgaAATGACTGGAACACAGGGACATAAAACAAGTTACTGCAGTGCCGTCTCGGGACGCCCGAAAGATGTGAACCTTTACAGTACAAAGCATAGGAACTAAGCGTTACATATAATGAACTAAAAGTTGAGACACAGGTTTATCAACAGAAGGGATAAGCGAAACAGCTGAGATGACACTTTGTGTATCATTAtgtatatatcgtgtaacggtcCTAAATCTGACGCTCTCGTGTAACGTTAAATTGACGCTTAGCGTGGATAGAGCTGGCGCGGCCAGCGGCCCGAAAGTTTCgcttacaaaaatatttcacacTGCCAGactgataatataaaaaaaaaatgtttgaatttgaaatctGCTATTCCATTCCAGTGTATTctccattttattttagttattacgTATTTCGGGTCAAATCTTGCAACTAAATTTCTAATCTGTAATACTCAACCGATTTTGACAGCAATGACAATTTTGTCTGCTAGGAAatatgtgaaataaataatagtgatatatatatatctttcaCTCATATAAAGTGTCCGTGGCACAACAAttagaaccgttgactctcaccacggtgcACCTTGTTagatgtgttttcggtttttaattttttatgtactttTATTCGTCGCTTTAAAAGATCGGCAACACACACaggattgtttttttatgaaaataagggacgagacgagcagaaggttcagctgatggtaattgatgcgcccttttcattacaatgcagtaccgctcagaattcttgaaaatccccaaaaattctgagcggcactgcataacataagatgttaagtcttatttgcccagtaatttcactagctacggcgcccttcagaccgaaacacgtaatgcttagacattactgcttcacggcagaaataggcgccgttgtggtacccataatcaagccggcatcctgtgcaaaggagcctcccactggtgattcctctggagtaaCAAGAGAGTTTCAACCGCGGTGACCACATACTATCAGATGACCGGTCTTtctcatccataaaaaaaaaaacaattcaaacattttaattatttcatggTTTTAGtgtaaaaattatcattaatacGGAAGTTTATAACATAAGAGTATTTAAATGTTGTAAATGTGCTAAGCTAAAAGCTTCACAAAATTacttcgacacgtgtttcgccttaaGCGACCACCTTCAGGAGCTGTTGGGTCAGCAAAAGCTAGATTGAGAGAAGTACTTTCTTTCCAGCGTTTGGCATAACATTTTAACTAGCAAAATAACGTCttattctacaatattattcatttcTTGTATTGTAGAACTAGATACTAGCATACCTGTCGCCGTGTTGTAACGCCTGTCGGTTGCGACCGTCGAACGACACCCACATCGCGTTGCGAGCGTCCGGGGACAGTGAGATCTGCAATATAAGTATAGCTTTTAATGCAACAGTGGTATACAGAGGGTCAAAAAATTCGAGTGGCacgtgttttttaaatttatactaaTGTTTTGCCTTCTTCAAAGCACATGAAAACATTTTTCGCCGTTTCTCGTACttggcgatgaataaaaactcgttttttttaaaacggTACCTGATGGCAATCATcagtcattattataataaaataaacgcaACTTTTGTATTAAGGCGATTTCACGGTTCGCGTATATTACGATAACTGTCAAGTACGGTACATCACTACACTGTAGGCGCGGGGGGAGAGACGTTGCCGCTCTTCACCTCAGGCCCCGACTACATTCAAGTCGCGCGCTATCTGTAGTACggcgttttttatttttttttgtaccttGAATTTTGTCCTGTGCTATGTCTGTTTTACgcctttaataatttatttttacacatgtttacgtaaaattattttttttgtttgagaaAACATGAAATCGACTTATTATTTTACTGCTTTAATAactgttacatattatatttgtatagaaataattaattatttaaattgaaaatacctCCTTTTCGAAGGTGTCTCACGACAAGTGATTCACATtcggaaaatataaaaaatcgttATGTGTTCTTAAGGAGCactgtacttttttttaagcAAGTAATAATCTGATCTCATTGCATCGATTTTTAGTTCTATTTCTATACCGCTTTTGCATGATGacaatttaaagtaaaatatataagagtCGCATGGCTAAAACGTAActcagtaaaaaaaaacattatgaaaataaaaggaATTATTAACTCAGTGGAATATTAAGATGCTCAAGCTGAgacaaattaataacattaagcAATAATCAGTttgctttttataataataataatattgacacacttttacacaaattatcttgccccaatgtaagcatatacagcctgtgttatgggttacaagacaatgatatatttaatacaatatacttacttaaacatacataaatacatttaaacatccatgactcggaaacaaacatccatattcatcatataaatgcttgcacctaccgagattcgaacccgggacctctagcttaggtaggatcgctaaccactcggctatacaggtcgtcagctAAGATTACAAGAAAACCCATAAATATCAATTAGCGATCAATAATtctttttcatcaaatattgaCTTAAGTACACACTTGAATTGACTCtggtacacaaaaataaaaaaaaaacgcccaGTAACGACACTGGGTGGtaagttaaattcaaattcaaatagcttatttctcaaaataggataaccgcatcactttttgatgtcaagaaaatatacaaataatagaataatacagtcctactgctaaaaattaaaatagtatgcagaccttaaaattattatttacattgctttaatcccatgcacttttatctgttactaactgacccggcaaactttgttttgtcatataaagtataattcacgcgatagttttataagtaatagaatattgcctatattatagcctgtacatcattttgttctattgtcaatagtttttgcagcgcacgcaaaaataggttttcgattttacaccttgtgttacaaaatagcaattttattacggatccctaattttgaaaaaaaaacatagcctatagccttcctcgataaatggactacccaacactgaaagaatcattcaaatcggaccagtagtaccagagattagcgcgttcatacaaacaaacaaacaaacactgcagctttataatattagtatagatataatctttaattgtataataagctttttttacaaatattttaaacttttttaattgtagtttgcaaatttcttcagggattttattataaaaacggacacattgaatgatttgtctatatTCGTTAGCCTTGTGTCAATATCTCACCTTGAGCTCTACGCCAGCCGGCACCACGATGGGCCGGAAGGAGAGCGAGTGTGGGCAGATGGGAGTCACCATGATGGCGGGGACCGACGGGTGGATCATACTGGCTCCCGCCGCGACCGCGTACGCCGTGCTACCCGTGGGGGTGGACACGATGAGACCTGCAACCACCATCGTAATATGATGATTCATTTGTAAtaaatgacgacccatatagaatggttagtgaccctgactactaagctagagctAACCCGggacgggttcgaatcccggtagttgcaatcatttatacgatgtatatggatgtttgtttccgagtcatggatgtttatatgtatttatgtgtctttaagtaagtatattgtattaaatatatcgttgtcttgtacccatagtacaggctatgcctagtttggggcaagataatttgtgtaaaagttgtcgatattatattataattaacagttAAAGgcgtaaaatacataaaaaaggcatttattttctcaaaattgatgcctttagaattctttttgatgtcatttctaatatactagatactactaccgcttcggaaacaaatggcgctctgagagagaagaaatggcgcaagaaactaccccagcttcttttttttgcgctcttttcaataaaaatatacaatattgtacagtcatatctatcgctataaaataatcataatctaggcTACTAAAACAACCTGCtcttgccctgtgcttccccggggcataaaaagaataggaaagtcccaggcccaagggtgtcgtaagaggcgactaagggcattacTAGTTGAAGGCATCTTTCATTCTGCACATCCActttttctgccttgaagcagtaatgtttgagcattattgtgtttcggtctgaatatttgggtttttaagACCTCTGTTAGCCTGTActttgaacaatgcacgcacactaacacaaagtgaaatacatatcgcgagtgtaagatgaaGTTTATCAggcacattaaagtaataaaactttttcaTCGGTTGTGTAACAAAAAGAGCCTCTTTAAAAACTCTTTTATAGAAAGAGAAATCACAATCACAAGCTAGGCTATGACAAGGCTAGCTACCACCAACCAACAACGCTGCACTCCGCGATATGTGATTCCGGCCACACATAATCGAATTAGAAACGTCTAGAATTATCGATTATTCCGTCGCAGTTATCGTCAACGGATAGTGCCGATGGGGCGACAACGAGCTTTTGGTTGCGAATGGTTAATCGACTCATTGCAGCTCCTGTTCAATCATTTGTTGCGGTGCGCATCAGGAGCCGACATGAATTTGGGTATTACGGTAATAGTGGCAAAATAAACTGACCGCTCATCCGCAAATAGCCACGCTACGTACTGCATACAGCGTTCAAGGATCACGAGACTAAAGCCATAGTTTATTTTGATTGGTAATTTTTGATGTGTGCGTGACGTCACTAATATGGCCGCCTGTCCCCTTATCAATGAGCCAggacttttataatataactcaCCGTCTCCCTGCACGGAGGTGATATGCTTCCCGTCCAGGAACAGGTCGATGTTGGAGATGTAGGGCGAGGGTCCACGGTCCACCACCACCTCGTTGAGCACCAGTATCGTGGTGGGTTTCTTCTTGTGTGCGTCGTCGTCATTACTCTTCCGTAGCACCACACACTGAAGCCGCGATCTCAGTGTTAACGCTGCATGCCCTTTGGAAAAACAAATTCATTGAAAAGAacgaaaaataaatacaaaagttcTGTTTTCAGTTTGTCAACGTTTTGTTGAAAATGGATAAAATTCAATTGGTGAAGATATAATCATTAGACTGGTAGTTTGCATATCATTATACAGAAACGCTTAGGGATGAAAAAAGTTACTGCGCGCTGAGTTCCCAAAGTACTTACCGATTCTTTAAAGAACAAGAGAGAACATTAATTATACACGGACTAGTTaaaacagtgtagcaccaaaacaagccgattaacgtgtaaatacgtagccccacgcacacacttacactaatgcaggccgataggcggccattaagagaattgtcatcgtctgtgacagatcagtttgcgtctcaataaaatattttaaaaaatgccgtcgtgcgttgtgaaaagtgtaaaaacgatactatataagtatttgtggccataaatgattatttaagcgagaaaaaattgtgtaacttgtatcccccgtaaccgcacacacactagcataacggtgcttcacttgttaatatcacggcgaggagtccttctttttttcatCGTTCGTGTAATTATAGAGCTTTTTTGAAATTGTCCCAAAAAGATCCTGAACAATTTTAGCTCGATTATTTGCTATGAAACATGGCTtcacaaaaaaattacagtgtGGAAGAGACCACCATCTTCAACACCTACGAGATTTAAGACGAGTCATTTGGACGGAATGATAAGAGGCGGTCTTTTGGTCGTTATGATTGAGAATGTCGACCACGGAGCTACTGTTACTAGTTCTTTATATGCagagcaaataaaaaaaactgtgtaacgtgagaaataaagaaaagtaaagaaaaatttaaatttaaatcattgtTATAGTTGAcccaagttttatttaatttcttagaTCTTCTGTATCAATGTGCATAATCAAATTAgttatttgtgtaaatgtttGCGTTTGTGACTATACCTgtgatttttttgttattattgtatctgtGAAACATGTATTAGGAAGGAGGAtgcatctatatatatatatattttgtatctcttcagttgtgatgtgtttgttatgtttccttgtaataataaaaaaataaataaacagcgAGGCAAACTAGAAAAAAATTCGTTCTATCAAGATAATGTCGCGACTCACAGATCCGCAGTTGTAATGGTTGCTTTTGGGGATACTTAAGCATTCTCCATATTCACTAAACCTAACACCAGTAATCTAATTCCAGGGTTGAAGGATTATTTGAAAGGACAGCGATACGAAGGTGAAGTCGCTACAGTACAGGAAATTTTAGATGTGAATGATGAAGAGTGTTTCAAGAATggataagtataataaaaagttatttaaaataaagtttagtaAAAAGATATTTCAAGTGTTATAAGCTATAAGAGACTaacatcatcataatcatcagagaagacgtccactgctggactaaggcctcccccaaagatctccacgacgatcggtcctgcgctgccctcatccaacgcatCCTGCACCCAGTcaacgatcttgaccagatcgtcggtccatcttaaaGGCCtcccaacactacgtcttccgatacgtggtcgccatccgagggctttactgccccaccagccatctgtcagaaatgaggagaactttggttctcctacagatctcctcatttctgattcgatctcgcagggaaactccaagcatagctctctccattgccccctgagcgaccatgacctttctcatcaggcccccagttagcgaccacgtctgcgtactgtatttataatttattaactaataaaatagagactctattgtttttttttttatttaataaaagtaacCGGCAACATACGTACTGCTACTTTTTATTGAACGcccttttgttttgaacaacttttgttttgtttggacttTTAACATTAAGAGTTCGAAAATCTTAGGATTTACCTACTTGGGGATTTAAcattaacttatataatatatatattgacaaCAACGATTTTAAcaattcagtaattaaaaatgattgTATGGTTTTCTGACACCACGGTAAAATTGAAACTATTTTTCACACTATagacattttacaaaaaattttggaataatattccattaagggtataaaaatcgctttataaatcttaattttatacttggaaaattggaatgataatgggataataataaaataaaaaataataaaaacaaacaaaatagcgtgcaGCACTGGCACAattgagtaatagtctatacagtacacggtcagctgctgcgacctataggcgccgcccgaccgtcacgcgacatgcaacacacagccgaaaaagtttgagatgatgtaataaaagtttcactttaataagcATACCTTCTAGAACATTCATGACTTGGTCTTGAAAGTTGTTAAACTCGAACGGTGTCAGGAAACCCAAAGAACCCAGATGGAACGCCATGACGGGTGGCACTGATTGCTGGAAATGGAAATAATACGATATTAATTACTAACAATATGTGTCTGTTTCAATTTATCAGTATAATAGTTACACTAAATATAAATGTGTCTTTTCAGTGCGATACGAATGGGGTCgtattatggaaaaaaaaaacgttttgcGTCCGTCTGTAAAAAACTGTTATCTCGAAAACGCGTGGAGGTATCGGGTTGAAATTAAAGCGATTTAATTACTGGAGTCTACAGActcttgaagctgtgaaaaaaatGTAGAGAGCCCTCCGTGAGTCTCATTCGCACTTGTtcagttacattattatttttccttaaaggccggcaacgctcctgtgattccactgttgttgcaagagaatgggcggtgttgatcacttaacaccaggtaacgtatacgctagtttgtcctcttcttccattaaaaatatattatattgtcactGTTACGGACAGACGAATGCTGATTTATATCAAGAATTCCATCTGCCATGGAAAGGTAGGTACCACTTTATATATTCCAATAGGACGCATTTTAAAAACAGGGTTTACACTCTAAAAGGTTGGCAAAGTCCATTGGATACCTCCTGTTGTGCAATGATGATCACTTATCATGATGCTCTCGTTGGCCCTCCTAATTCACCAGGAAAGACATAGTTACCTGAAACAAGGA
The Leptidea sinapis chromosome 9, ilLepSina1.1, whole genome shotgun sequence DNA segment above includes these coding regions:
- the LOC126965974 gene encoding NAD kinase-like isoform X5, whose protein sequence is MKNSAMVMQIQDPASQRLTWYKPPLTVLVIKKIHDATIIMPFVQLVHWLVHEKSMVVFVEASVLEDRLLQEYGNFNLVKERLMTFRAGTDDLTDKIDFIICLGGDGTLLHASSLFQQSVPPVMAFHLGSLGFLTPFEFNNFQDQVMNVLEGHAALTLRSRLQCVVLRKSNDDDAHKKKPTTILVLNEVVVDRGPSPYISNIDLFLDGKHITSVQGDGLIVSTPTGSTAYAVAAGASMIHPSVPAIMVTPICPHSLSFRPIVVPAGVELKISLSPDARNAMWVSFDGRNRQALQHGDSLYVTTSVYPVPSICALDQISDWFDSLAECLHWNVRKKQKQMDELSDVTHSSVDDDHHDERPHDT